Proteins found in one Chloroflexota bacterium genomic segment:
- a CDS encoding DUF1858 domain-containing protein: MAETKTRFNKDMIIGDVLKAHPGAEKVIEKYFGSGCFTCPGMRMESISFGAMMHGLDPDIIVKELNELD; this comes from the coding sequence ATGGCTGAAACCAAAACCCGTTTTAACAAGGATATGATCATTGGTGACGTGCTGAAGGCTCATCCTGGGGCAGAGAAGGTGATCGAGAAGTATTTCGGTTCAGGCTGCTTCACTTGCCCAGGCATGCGCATGGAGTCCATATCCTTTGGGGCTATGATGCACGGTCTTGACCCCGACATCATAGTTAAGGAACTGAACGAGCTGGATTAA